A window from Gasterosteus aculeatus chromosome 14, fGasAcu3.hap1.1, whole genome shotgun sequence encodes these proteins:
- the LOC120832090 gene encoding tripartite motif-containing protein 16, which yields MAQQGYRCVAGPENVECDFCNGRKRKAFKSCLQCEFSYCEDHIQPHYEGPLKKHRLVEASKRHENICSQHNEEKNIFCCTDQQCICLSCFTTEHKGHSIVSVSKEVPKKKEELKKRRQEINQRIQSQEKDVFALQQKMDALNRSADKAVEDSEKMSTELITLMEKRSSGVTRKIKFQQGIEVSWAEELQEKLQLEIADLRKNKIDLEKLSAEDDPTQFLHKYALLTPLPKSTTVPIFNTGPLQYFEEVTASVSAARDTLQTSCTKEWTKISRRVAEVNVLPLPEPKTRAEFLQYAKSFKLDQNTASMEMSLSEGNRKATCTKDQQPYGAHADRFMGRSQALCKTGLSGRHYWEVEWSGLGVSVAVAYRDIARTGACSVFGENDRSWALEVLDQEHIITYNFKHNRNRKKKSFAKPCASKVGVFLDHKKGILSFYEVSDTITFLFREQTRFSQPLYAGLGVYYYGSTAKFCDTM from the coding sequence ATGGCACAGCAAGGATATCGATGTGTTGCCGGACCTGAGAACGTAGAATGTGATTTCTGCAATGGGAGAAAACGGAAAGCTTTCAAATCCTGTCTGCAGTGTGAGTTCTCCTACTGTGAGGACCACATCCAGCCTCACTACGAAGGGCCCTTGAAGAAACACAGACTGGTGGAAGCTTCAAAGCGCCATGAAAACATCTGTAGTCAACACAATGAGGAGAAAAACATCTTCTGCTGCACTGATCAGCAGTGTATCTGTTTGAGCTGCTTTACGACTGAACACAAAGGCCACAGCATAGTGTCTGTCTCAAAAGAAGTGCCCAAGAAGAAGGAAGAGCTAAAAAAAAGACGACAAGAAATCAACCAGAGAATCCAGAGTCAAGAGAAAGATGTGTTTGCTCTTCAGCAGAAGATGGACGCCCTCAATCGCTCTGCTGATAAAGCAGTGGAGGACAGTGAGAAGATGTCTACTGAGCTGATTACACTTATGGAGAAAAGGAGCTCTGGTGTAACGCGCAAGATCAAATTTCAGCAGGGAATTGAAGTGAGTTGGGCCGAAGAGCTTcaggagaagctgcagctggagatCGCTGATCTGAGGAAGAACAAAATTGATTTGGAGAAGCTGTCAGCCGAAGACGATCCGACCCAGTTTCTGCACAAGTACGCCTTGCTGACACCGCTCCCAAAATCCACCACCGTGCCAATCTTCAACACGGGCCCTTTGCAATACTTTGAGGAAGTGACTGCTTCTGTTTCTGCGGCCAGAGACACACTACAAACCAGCTGTACCAAGGAGTGGACCAAGATCTCAAGGCGTGTGGCCGAGGTGAATGTTTTACCACTACCAGAACCCAAGACGAGAGCTGAATTCTTGCAGTATGCAAAATCTTTCAAACTGGATCAAAACACGGCGAGCATGGAGATGTCGTTATCGGAAGGGAACAGGAAAGCCACATGTACAAAAGATCAACAGCCGTATGGTGCTCACGCAGACAGATTCATGGGGAGGTCTCAGGCTCTGTGTAAAACAGGCCTGTCTGGGCGTCATTACTGGGAAGTGGAGTGGAGTGGCTTAGGAGTTTCAGTAGCAGTTGCATACAGGGACATCGCCAGAACAGGAGCTTGCAGTGTATTTGGTGAGAATGACAGGTCTTGGGCATTAGAGGTTTTGGACCAAGAACATATTATAACTTATAATTTCAAGCACAACcgcaacagaaagaaaaagtcatttGCAAAGCCCTGCGCCTCCAAAGTAGGGGTGTTCCTGGACCACAAGAAAGGGATTCTGTCCTTTTACGAGGTCTCTGACACTATCACTTTCCTTTTCAGAGAACAGACCAGATTCAGTCAGCCACTCTATGCTGGACTTGGTGTTTATTATTATGGATCAACAGCCAAGTTTTGTGACACAATGTAG
- the brcc3 gene encoding lys-63-specific deubiquitinase has translation MAVSAVHLESDAFLVCMNHALSTEKEEVMGLCIGEVEIAKIVHIHSVIILRRSDKRKDRVEISPEQLSAASTEAERLADMTGRPMRVVGWYHSHPHITVWPSHVDVRTQAMYQMLDQCFVGLIFSCFIEDKNTKTGRVLYTCFQSVNAQKGSEYERVEIPVHVVPREAIGKVCLESAVELPRILCQEEQDTYRKIHSLAHLDPVTKIHNGSVFTKNLCSQMSAVSGPLLQWLEDRLEQNKQSIVELRQEKERLLLELAAV, from the coding sequence ATGGCGGTGAGCGCCGTGCACCTGGAGTCGGACGCCTTCCTCGTGTGTATGAATCACGCGTTGAGCACGGaaaaggaggaggtgatgggtcTGTGCATCGGCGAGGTGGAGATCGCCAAGATCGTCCACATCCACTCCGTCATCATCCTCCGCCGCTCGGATAAGAGGAAGGACCGCGTGGAGATCTCCCCGGAGCAGCTGTCGGCGGCCTCCACGGAGGCGGAGAGGCTGGCCGACATGACCGGCAGGCCGATGCGGGTGGTCGGCTGGTACCACTCCCACCCGCACATCACCGTGTGGCCCTCCCACGTCGACGTGAGGACACAGGCGATGTACCAGATGCTGGACCAGTGCTTCGTGGGCCTCATCTTCTCCTGCTTCATAGAGGACAAGAACACCAAGACGGGCCGGGTGCTTTACACCTGCTTCCAGTCCGTGAATGCGCAGAAGGGCTCCGAGTACGAGCGCGTCGAGATCCCCGTGCACGTCGTGCCGCGCGAAGCCATCGGCAAGGTGTGCCTGGAGTCGGCCGTGGAGCTGCCGCGGATCCTGtgccaggaggagcaggacaccTACCGCAAGATCCACAGCCTGGCGCACCTGGACCCCGTCACCAAGATCCACAACGGCTCGGTGTTCACCAAGAACCTCTGCAGCCAGATGTCCGCGGTGAGcgggccgctgctgcagtgGCTGGAGGACCGGCTGGAGCAGAACAAGCAGAGCATCGTGGAGCTgcggcaggagaaggagaggctgctgctggagctggctGCTGTGTGA
- the cfap44 gene encoding cilia- and flagella-associated protein 44 — MEENTTSVGEPAESTDNVLQENIEVKQQEEAEEGSKQHRSADMYYKYEELRSRPYITPDSEIPENLLHLSHSFGYDSGRRGNLQLLDDRTLIFIAGNLLVLLDVSTKEQRYLRSCSGGGIGSITAHPSKEYFVVAEKGKQPDIIVYEYPSLRPFCILRGGTERAYSFVDFNPDGSLLASVGGAPDYMLTLWDWRKEKVLLSCKAVSQEVYRVSFSPYNPGMLTSSGSGHIKFWQTASTFTGLKLQGLIGHFGKTAATDIEGFVELPDGKVVSGSDWGNLLLWDGNGIKVEICRREGRSCHAGTVQPFALEDGQLMTMGSDGAVRGWDFESIDSADSNSDGSRFELEPMNEMVVGHNVCLSSLVRSSLPDSFVCFAQDSRGAIWKLDFSFTYTTPDPECLFTFHAGAIQGLDVSRKSHLMATTALDRSVKVFDFLAKRELTSSRFNQDGTALSWAPPLVNESGSLLVVGFEDGVVRLLELYDPQRLHVVTGRSPDADAKLRLKQAFKPHYGHVTAIAYERNGEILATGSSDSTVFFFSVGEKYNPIGFVHVPGPVQALEWSPHSHSESRLLILCQSGHVVEVHSPDPEAQRPTETFQLPDLPSLYFRFRSIKSQIQREETIAQLQEMKKRKKKEREEKMKELDQEEKEKEEEEEDLPAIYIPNPPCPLYCGFYSQPGQFWLSMGGFDSGFLYHCKFSEKQDQDPDQRQDEPFDFLPVHNTDDDPIRSVTFSSNGQLLLCGMHSGFIRVYPLQPGDTGLTSMQAYWALSVHDNQYGHLRHIRCSYDDHFVLTAGEDGNIFSFSLLPPEELEKGLQRKRARVPSPRVGLENESLAQDIEDPAAYSIETAKQKLENDRLRREAGLKMAAKHKKLAELQKKFKQLLNDNQSLPEHVRLKPAELQLERRFSEQAERVKAQRVREVRKQMGWEEERCSIALSKLQDCFKDSLEANMVTVVAFNTDHRVSTYRLPARAEAPSQLRDQRRPSCLSGDKAAGPECRKSRVEPAKDSSILEKEEMLRRPQSRPAVIKLTNRQIERLRKAAERAEQARAKIEKRKLEWAQLYAEKPNKDCEDPQDVQAIREAKENIGDRKLKSDKDFTVPKHLRMNAERKRAELIGLEEKIFEKQTEMNRRIVALRDSKVHLVSQLHAQTQQVHSVQQRLPAHLHRPPPALPAMLPEETPEKRLQYSNVTLKRYKALMEQRFQTIEQEGATHLLEQLENEMEAEEDESGKEGTPSTSGSSGTLEEEEMAEEEGPELSELEEELRREEEITLLHEQDCLLEQMQSSVCQFDAELMLLRHQKLRLNWELKMADLRQLTLYQELLFLKDFERREDGLQEILNGRIKEEGKITSELEELHEQLHQKQKDIAKLQERETGLIAVLHSMLGKDNQFEEFLTKIFKKKIKRVKKKQQTGSDEEEEDSDEDDDWDDDDGSDHDNDSDVEGSALDDSVCPQGCELELFENTLQLRERRLDLEELLAEEKKSAEALKKECDTLSKKEKLMKTSRKAAENDLELINREKQQKMNELEVVVPLRLHQIKFVLNGSVPSDLSPALVVDVMEISRLQERIKQLQAEKSQQRDLYCEARKHHVKLIHDRRDVNAEIQVLEERCNQLMMLKFGRLVDLEALQTLSGNRALEQLKQEKLIREAGYAKEIRQWDMKVEEAQEALMEVTRCNTELLFCKTNLLDKKKQLEQNIDARQKKLDRTFEDSRRRVDKEDIRKLQVLVRSQSQQAEALRREIVLLSRQGGHVLPPGRAPLPPLARLPTLKGPTHTGFQSREGGHLIPPVQAPLPPLTPLSTTPTPADEDQGVLPNSEK, encoded by the exons atggaggaaaacacaactTCTGTTGGTGAACCGGCAGAAAGCACAGATAATGTGTTGCAGGAAAACATTGAAG TGAAGCAGcaggaagaagctgaagaaggatCAAAACAGCATCGCTCTGCAGACATGTACTATAAGTACGAGGAACTTCGCTCAAGACCGTACATCACACCTGACTCTGAAATCCCTGAAAACCTCCTGCACCTCTC TCACTCGTTTGGCTATGACAGTGGGCGCAGGGGGAACCTGCAGCTCCTGGATGATAGAACTCTGATCTTCATAGCAGGCAACCTGCTCGTCCTGCTGGACGTTTCCACCAAGGAGCAGAGGTATCTCCGCTCCTGCAGTGGAGGAGGAATCGGCTCCATCACG gCACACCCTAGCAAGGAGTACTTTGTTGTAGCCGAGAAGGGAAAGCAGCCTGACATCATAGTATATGAATACCCCTCGCTGCGACCGTTCTGCATCCTCAGAG GCGGAACAGAACGGGCGTACAGCTTTGTGGATTTTAACCCCGACGGGAGCCTGTTGGCCAGCGTGGGGGGCGCCCCAGACTACATGCTGACGCTCTGGgactggaggaaggagaaggtgcTGCTGAGCTGCAAGGCCGTTTCTCAGGAGGTCTACCGGGTCAGCTTCTCCCCCTACAACCCTGGAATGCTCACATCGTCGGGATCTGGACACATCAA aTTCTGGCAAACAGCCAGCACATTTACCGGCCTTAAGTTGCAAGGGCTCATTGGACATTTTGGGAAAACTGCAGCGACTGATATCGAGGGCTTCGTGGAACTTCCTGATGGAAAg GTGGTGTCCGGCTCAGACTGGGGCAACTTGCTGCTGTGGGATGGGAATGGAATCAAGGTGGAGATTTGCCGTAGGGAGGGGCGGAGCTGCCATGCTGGGACGGTCCAGCCATTCGCGCTGGAAGACGGGCAGTTGATGACAATGGGCTCTGATGGAGCGGTGCGG GGTTGGGACTTTGAGAGCATCGACAGTGCGGACAGTAACAGCGACGGCAGCAGGTTTGAGCTGGAGCCCATGAACGAGATGGTGGTCGGACACAACGTGTGCCTCTCCTCTTTAGTCAGGAGCTCCCTGCCCGACTCCTTCGTCTGTTTTGCTCAG GATTCCAGAGGAGCAATCTGGAAACTGGATTTTTCGTTCACTTACacg ACTCCTGATCCAGAGTGCCTGTTTACCTTCCACGCCGGGGCGATCCAGGGCCTGGACGTGTCCAGGAAATCCCACCTGATGGCCACGACCGCTCTCGACC GTTCGGTCAAAGTGTTTGACTTCCTGGCCAAGAGAGAGCTGACCAGCAGTCGCTTCAACCAGGATGGAACTGCTCTCAGCTGGGCTCCGCCTTTG GTGAACGAGAGCGGAAGCTTACTGGTGGTGGGCTTTGAGGACGGGGTGGTCCGCTTACTGGAGCTGTACGACCCTCAAAGGCTGCACGTGGTCACCGGGCGCAGCCCCGATGCAGATGCCAAGCTGCGCCTCAAACAGGCCTTCAAACCCCACTATGGCCACGTGACTGCCATTGCATATGAGCGAAATGGAGAGATCTTAGCCACGGGG AGCTCCGACAGCACTGTGTTCTTCTTCTCCGTCGGGGAGAAATACAACCCCATCGGCTTCGTCCACGTTCCCGGGCCGGTGCAGGCGCTGGAGTGGTCACCTCATTCCCAC AGTGAAAGCAGGCTGCTCATCCTGTGTCAGAGCGGTCATGTGGTCGAGGTTCACAGTCCTGATCCAGAGGCCCAGAGGCCAACGGAAACCTTCCAGCTGCCTGACCTGCCCAGCCTGTATTTCAGGTTCAGGAGTATCAAATCTCAAATCCAG agagaggagacaatcgCACAGCTTCAAgaaatgaagaagaggaagaagaaggagagagaagagaagatgaaAGAATTAGAtcaggaggaaaaagagaaggaggaggaggaagaagacttGCCCGCTATCTACATCCCTAACCCTCCATGTCCTCTGTACTGTGGTTTCTACTCACAGCCAGGCCAGTTCTGGCTTTCCATG GGTGGCTTCGACTCGGGTTTCCTGTATCACTGTAAGTTCTCTGAGAAACAGGACCAAGATCCGGACCAGCGGCAGGATGAGCCGTTTGACTTCCTGCCCGTTCACAACACAGACGATGACCCCATTCGCTCCGTCACCTTCAG CTCCAAcgggcagctgctgctgtgcggCATGCACTCCGGCTTCATCAGGGTTTACCCTCTGCAACCTGGAGACACCGGCCTCACCTCCATGCAGGCCTACTGGGCTCTCAGTGTCCACGACAACCAGTACGGACACCTGCGGCACATCCGCTGTAGCTACGACGACCACTTTGTGCTGACGGCGGGAGAAGACGGCAacatcttctccttcagcctgCTGCCTCCGGAGGAGCTAGAGAAAGGCCTGCAGAGAAAGAGGGCCAGGGTTCCTTCTCCCAGG GTGGGTCTAGAGAACGAGTCGTTAGCTCAGGACATCGAGGACCCAGCTGCCTACAG CATTGAGACGGCAAAGCAGAAGCTGGAGAACGACCGTCTGCGCCGAGAGGCCGGGCTGAAGATGGCGGCAAAGCACAAGAAGCTGGCCGAGCTGCAGAAGAAGTTTAAACAGCTGCTGAACGATAACCAGAGTCTGCCGGAGCACGTTCGCCTGAAACCTGCG GAGCTGCAGTTGGAGCGGCGTTTcagtgagcaggcagagagggtCAAGGCCCAGCGGGTGAGGGAGGTCAGGAAGCAGATGGGCTGGGAGGAGGAGCGCTGCAGCATAGCGCTCAGCAAACTGCAGGACTG cttCAAGGACTCTCTGGAGGCCAACATGGTCACCGTGGTCGCCTTCAACACCGACCATCGAGTCTCCACTTACCGCCTGCCGGCACGCGCAGAGGCTCCGTCCCAGCTCAGAGATCAGAGGAGACCCAGCTGCCTCAGCGGAGACAAAGCAGCTGGACCAGAATGCAGAAAATCAAGAGTCGAGCCTGCAAAAGACAGCAGCATATTAGAAA aggaggagatgctgcGCCGCCCGCAGTCTCGTCCAGCAGTGATAAAGCTAACGAATCGGCAGATCGAGAGGCTCCGAAAGGCTGCGGAGCGAGCTGAACAGGCCCGAGCCAAGATCGAGAAGAGAAAGCTGGAATGGGCCCAACT TTACGCAGAGAAGCCAAACAAGGACTGTGAGGATCCGCAGGACGTGCAGGCCATCCGTGAAGCCAAAGAGAACATTGGAGACCGAAAACTGAAGTCAGACAAAGACTTTACGGTGCCCAAACATCTGAGGATGAACGCtgagaggaagagagcagaGCTGATCGGCCTGGAGGAAAAG ATCTTTGAGAAGCAGACTGAGATGAACAGACGCATCGTGGCGTTGCGAGACTCCAAGGTTCATCTAGTGTCTCAGTTACACGCTCAGACTCAGCAGGTCCACAGTGTCCAGCAGCGTCTGCCGGCCCACCTCCACCGCCCCCCACCCGCCCTCCCCGCCATGCTTCCAGAGGAAACCCCAGAGAAGAGGCTGCAGTACAGCAACGTAACCCTAAAGCGATACAAGGCTCTCATGGAACAAAG GTTCCAGACCATTGAGCAGGAGGGAGCCACGCATTTactggagcagctggagaacgAAATGGAAGCAGAGGAAGACGAGAGCGGGAAGGAAGGGACTCCCAGTACGTCTGGTTCATCTGGAAcactagaagaagaagagatggcGGAGGAGGAAGGCCCAGAGCTgagcgagctggaggaggagctccgcagggaggaggagatcaCACTGCTGCACGAACAGGACTGTCTGCTGGAGCAG ATGCAGAGCTCGGTGTGTCAGTTTGACGCGGAGCTCATGCTGCTGCGTCACCAGAAGCTGCGTCTCAACTGGGAGCTGAAGATGGCCGACCTGCGTCAGCTGACCCTCTACCAGGAGCTGCTGTTCCTCAAAGACtttgagaggagagaggacggcCTGCAGGAGATCCTCAACGGACGCATCAAGGAGGAGGGAAAGATCACG TCTGAACTGGAGGAGCTCCATGAACAGCTGCACCAGAAGCAGAAAGACATAGCGAagctgcaagagagagagacgggtctGATTGCTGTGTTACATTCCATGCTGGGCAAAGACAACCAGTTTGAAGAGTTCCtgaccaaaatattcaagaagaagatcaaacgtgtgaagaagaagcagcagacaggaagtgacg aggaagaggaggacagcgACGAAGACGATGACTGGGACGATGATGATGGCTCCGATCATGACAACGACTCAGATGTGGAAGGATCTGCTCTGGACGACAGTGTTTGCCCTCAAG gctgCGAGCTCGAGTTGTTTGAGAACACACTGCAGCTGCGTGAGCGTCGGCTGGACCTGGAGGAACTTctggcagaggagaagaagagtgcTGAAGCTCTGAAGAAGGAGTGCGACACCCTCTCGAAGAAG GAGAAATTGATGAAGACCAGTCGGAAGGCGGCTGAGAACGATTTGGAGTTAATCAACAGGGAgaagcagcagaaaatgaacGAACTGGAAGTGGTGGTTCCGCTCAGACTGCACCAG ATTAAGTTTGTGTTAAACGGCTCGGTGCCATCGGACCTGAGCCCGGCGCTTGTGGTGGATGTGATGGAGATCAGCAGGCTGCAGGAGCGCATCAAGCAGCTGCAGGCGGAGAAGAGTCAGCAGAGAGATCTGTACTGTGAGGCGCGCAAGCATCACGTCAAGCTCATCCATGACCGCAGGGACGTGAACGCCGAAATCCAGG TGCTGGAGGAGCGGTGCAACCAGCTGATGATGTTGAAGTTCGGGAGGCTGGTGGATCTGGAGGCTCTCCAGACGCTGTCGGGAAACAGGGCGCTGGAACAGCTCAAGCAGGAGAAACTCATCCGAGAAGCTGGATACGCAAAGGAAATAAGACAGTGGGAT ATGAAGGTGGAAGAGGCACAGGAAGCTCTGATGGAGGTCACCAGGTGTAACACAGAGCTTCTCTTCTGCAAGACCAACCTCCTGGACAAGAAAAAGCAACTGGAGCAAAACATTGATGCCAGACAGAAGAAATTG GACAGAACGTTTGAGGATAGCAGGAGACGTGTGGACAAGGAGGATATTCGGAAGCTCCAGGTGCTGGTGAGAAGCCAATCCCAGCAGGCCGAAGCCCTCAGGAGAGAGATTGTCCTCCTGTCCCGTCAAGGAGGCCACGTCCTGCCCCCAGGCCGGGCCCCGCTGCCCCCTCTCGCCCGCTTGCCCACCCTCAAAGGGCCCACCCACACTGGCTTCCAGTCCCGTGAGGGAGGCCACCTCATCCCGCCCGTCCAGGCCCCGCTGCCCCCGCTTACCCCCTTGTCCACGACACCCACACCAGCAGACGAGGATCAGGGCGTCCTTCCAAACAGTGAAAAGTAG